Genomic segment of Longimicrobiales bacterium:
GAGAAAACACCAGGTTCTGCTTGACGATTCGCCTTGTGCGGTGGCTGAGTCGCACCGCGCGAGCCAAGGTCCCGATGTCTTCACCCATTACCACGATATCGGCGGTTTCGAGCGCTACATCCGTCCCGGCTGCACCGATCGCGACGCCTACGTCTGCCATCGCGAGCGCAGGCGCATCATTCACCCCGTCCCCGACCATGGCGACGGGTCCCGCCCTCTGCAGCTCTGCGAGAACGTGGCTCTTTTCGTCAGGAGCCAGGCCCGCATGGACCGTTGAGATCCCGACTTCCTTCGCGATCGCCTCGGCGGTCGACTGCGCATCTCCAGTCAGCATGACGACCTCGGTAATGCCAGCGGCTCGAAGTTCGCGAATCGCCTCAGCGGCTCGGGGTCTCGGGTGGTCCTCGATCGCGAACATGCCTACGTGGACCCCGTCGAGTGCAAAGTGGACGGGTGTCGCCGTCGGATGGTGCTCTTGGAGCCACTGGTCTGCCTCTTTCGGTATCGGAGAGGCCGTTCGCTCTTCAATCCAGCTCCGGCGCCCCACCTCTACCCGATGGCCCGACACCTCGGCGATCACACCTTTACCGGGTGTGGAGTCGAACGAAGTGGGCTGGGTGACGGGCAGGCCCTGAGCATCCGCTTCGCGGATGATCGCCGCCGCCAGGTGGTGCTCGGACCGAGCCTCCGCGCCGGCAGCCAACGCTAGGGCACTGGCCTCCGAGACGCCGCTCGCCGAGCTGAACCGCATTGCCACGACGCTTGGGCGGCCCACGGTAATGGTACCCGTTTTGTCCAGGGCAAATGTTGTAACGTTTGCTAGGGCATCCAGATGGGCGCCTCCCTTAAAGAGGATTCCATGGCGGGCGCCGTTGGACACTGCGGAAACGATCGTAGCGGGTATCGAGATCACCAGCGCACACGGTGAAGCCACTACGAGGAGGGTCATCGCACGATAGAATGCTTCGTCGAAGGCCCATCCGAGGAGTAGCCACGGAATAAGGATCGCGGCCCCGGCGCTGACGATCACCGCGAACGCGTAGCGACCCTCAATCTCCTCGATCCAGCTCTGGGTGGGTGCCTTGGCCTCCCGCGCCTCCTCGACTA
This window contains:
- a CDS encoding heavy metal translocating P-type ATPase → MLAILFGWLAPTFGLEVAALPALLVAYGAGGWDATLRATRALRCRELDVDVLMLLAATGAAIVGHWLEGAALLFLFSLGNTLETFTFRRTRRSIEALVELRPEEAVLLSDGGENRVPIGQLQLGDVVRVRPGDRIPVDGEIIDGSSSVDESTLTGEPIPVGKKPGAMVFAGTLNGSGSLDLRMTRAASDTALARIILLVEEAREAKAPTQSWIEEIEGRYAFAVIVSAGAAILIPWLLLGWAFDEAFYRAMTLLVVASPCALVISIPATIVSAVSNGARHGILFKGGAHLDALANVTTFALDKTGTITVGRPSVVAMRFSSASGVSEASALALAAGAEARSEHHLAAAIIREADAQGLPVTQPTSFDSTPGKGVIAEVSGHRVEVGRRSWIEERTASPIPKEADQWLQEHHPTATPVHFALDGVHVGMFAIEDHPRPRAAEAIRELRAAGITEVVMLTGDAQSTAEAIAKEVGISTVHAGLAPDEKSHVLAELQRAGPVAMVGDGVNDAPALAMADVGVAIGAAGTDVALETADIVVMGEDIGTLARAVRLSHRTRRIVKQNLVFS